A part of Amyelois transitella isolate CPQ chromosome 12, ilAmyTran1.1, whole genome shotgun sequence genomic DNA contains:
- the LOC106136350 gene encoding sucrose-6-phosphate hydrolase-like, producing the protein MNLCFSTMALTRLLVTAFFLSVVNAKLVRQSDEVRNELEEYVQNKKAEINPRYRLHYHVMPPVGWMNDPNGFSFYKGEYHIFYQYYPYDSIWGPMHWGHSSSPDLVNWKELPTALIPEEEMCFSGSAVVDGESLILIYTGRINLEGDNYNESQYLAVSDDGINFYKHVGNPVLALPSGGSPDFRDPKVWKHGDYYYVVIGTTTNNQQTGRVVLYRSSDLISWEYLSVIGESGDDLGYMWECPDFFELDGKFVLLMSPQGVEPQGDRYKNLYQTGYIIGSFDYETFQFVPEVDFQELDYGHDFYASQTMEHDGKRYVLGWFSMWEQPHPEKDDGWSGALTMVREIKLVDNRILMSPVEAMKQLRNDTVLIGDFNEGQVLSFDNTAEIIVEGDLEYKIELLIEGRNGGDQALITWDPAVGKVAIDRGSDDVRQVEWSPIGSKSWRLFLDTSSLELFCGEGEVVFSSRLYVEDPWNVINLSPQSLKIESWHLKRSVPES; encoded by the coding sequence ATGAATTTGTGTTTCTCTACGATGGCACTCACAAGATTACTAGTCACCGCCTTTTTCCTATCTGTAGTTAACGCAAAATTAGTCCGTCAGTCAGATGAAGTCAGAAACGAGCTGGAggaatatgtacaaaataagAAGGCTGAAATCAACCCAAGGTACAGATTACATTACCATGTTATGCCACCCGTAGGCTGGATGAATGATCCAAATGGATTCTCGTTCTACAAAGGGGAATATCACATATTCTACCAGTACTACCCCTATGACAGTATCTGGGGGCCAATGCATTGGGGACATTCGTCAAGTCCTGATTTAGTTAATTGGAAAGAATTGCCGACAGCATTGATCCCTGAAGAAGAAATGTGCTTCTCCGGCAGTGCCGTCGTCGATGGAGAATCATTGATTTTGATATACACTGGACGAATCAACTTGGAAGGAGACAACTATAACGAAAGCCAATACCTTGCTGTCAGCGACGATGGAATAAACTTCTACAAGCATGTCGGGAATCCTGTTTTAGCTTTGCCCAGTGGGGGGTCACCAGATTTCAGAGACCCAAAGGTTTGGAAGCATGGAGACTATTACTATGTCGTTATTGGAACCACTACGAACAATCAACAGACTGGAAGAGTTGTCCTATATAGATCAAGTGACCTAATTTCTTGGGAGTATTTGTCGGTGATCGGAGAGTCTGGTGATGATTTGGGATACATGTGGGAATGTCCGGACTTCTTTGAGTTGGATGGAAAATTTGTACTTTTGATGTCTCCTCAAGGCGTGGAACCTCAAGGAGATAGATACAAGAATTTATATCAAACCGGTTATATTATTGGGAGCTTTGATTACGAAACATTCCAATTTGTGCCCGAGGTTGATTTCCAAGAACTTGATTACGGCCATGATTTCTACGCGTCACAAACAATGGAACACGATGGAAAGCGATACGTACTCGGTTGGTTTTCAATGTGGGAACAGCCACATCCTGAAAAAGATGATGGGTGGTCTGGGGCATTGACGATGGTcagagaaataaaattagttgaTAATAGAATTCTTATGTCTCCCGTAGAAGCTATGAAACAACTGAGAAATGATACTGTGTTAATTGGTGATTTCAATGAAGGACAAGTCTTATCATTTGATAATACTGCTGAAATCATTGTTGAAGGTGACTTGGAGTATAAAATAGAGTTGCTTATAGAAGGGCGTAACGGTGGTGATCAAGCGTTGATAACATGGGATCCAGCCGTGGGCAAAGTAGCTATTGATAGAGGATCTGATGATGTAAGACAAGTGGAATGGTCACCTATTGGTTCGAAATCATGGCGACTGTTTTTGGACACCAGCTCGTTGGAATTGTTCTGTGGTGAAGGTGAAGTTGTATTTAGTAGCAGATTATATGTTGAAGACCCTTGGAACGTGATCAATTTGAGTCCTCAATCTCTGAAAATTGAATCGTGGCACTTGAAGAGAAGTGTTCCTGAATCATAA